Proteins co-encoded in one Bacillus infantis NRRL B-14911 genomic window:
- a CDS encoding glycoside hydrolase family 66 protein encodes MKGKAAILGLLLLAALASFCLKEKEEKTTHDAPSLQESKDLFFNLQTDKARYNPGDSVQFSIKAEAGSTVEVTYYHLGRPLDTVAAELKAPGTHRWSWNPPEKDYKGYLAVVSVENGGSIQTETIAVDVSSSWSRFPRYGFLSDFADSSPETAAAIISDLNRYHLNGLQFYDWHFEHQEPLKMEDKLPAGHREDVANRRISLQKVQQYIGEAKQRNIKTMAYNLLYGSFEDNGLPREWQLFKDQSSPEPDIHPLPGGWKSNLLIMNPTNPWWQDHLIEQQKMVYQYLGFDGWHIDQLGDRGEVFNELGDSIHLAESFQPFLEKIKQKLPEKEIVMNAVNQYGQPAISRAGAAFLYTEVWDPYKHYGDLKKILDENRNLTNNGQASVLAAYMNYRHSDEQGMFNEAGALLTDAVIFSNGGAHLELGEHMLSKEYFPHNQLQVSEGLQQEMASYYDFLTAYENILRDHTRDSEAAIISHEGLPLAMGDPEQQKIWVLPKESGNRKILHFINFLDAVHMEWRDTNADQAKPKERRDLTFSLEEDRKVKNLWFASPDIKGSRPEELPFRQENGNVIFSIPSLTYWDMVVAEY; translated from the coding sequence TTGAAAGGCAAAGCAGCCATCCTCGGACTTCTGCTGCTGGCGGCGCTTGCCAGCTTCTGCCTGAAAGAAAAGGAAGAGAAAACCACTCATGATGCTCCCTCCCTGCAGGAGTCAAAAGATTTATTTTTCAATCTGCAGACCGATAAAGCCCGCTATAATCCCGGGGACTCTGTCCAATTTTCAATAAAAGCAGAGGCTGGGAGCACGGTGGAGGTCACCTATTATCATCTTGGCCGCCCATTGGACACAGTGGCTGCAGAACTGAAGGCTCCCGGCACCCACAGATGGAGCTGGAATCCTCCGGAAAAGGATTATAAAGGCTACTTGGCCGTCGTATCTGTGGAAAATGGCGGCAGCATACAGACCGAAACAATTGCTGTAGACGTTTCAAGCAGCTGGAGCCGGTTTCCCCGCTACGGGTTTCTGTCTGACTTTGCTGACTCTTCCCCCGAAACAGCTGCCGCTATCATATCCGACTTGAACCGCTATCATCTTAATGGGCTTCAATTCTATGACTGGCATTTTGAGCATCAGGAGCCCCTGAAGATGGAGGATAAGCTGCCGGCGGGCCATCGGGAGGATGTCGCAAACCGCCGCATCTCATTGCAGAAAGTACAGCAGTATATCGGCGAAGCCAAACAGAGGAACATAAAAACCATGGCATATAATCTACTGTACGGATCTTTTGAAGATAACGGCTTGCCCCGTGAATGGCAGCTTTTTAAGGATCAGAGCAGCCCGGAGCCTGACATCCATCCCCTCCCTGGCGGCTGGAAAAGCAATCTGCTGATCATGAATCCCACCAATCCATGGTGGCAGGACCATCTGATAGAACAGCAGAAAATGGTATACCAATACCTGGGCTTTGATGGCTGGCATATCGATCAGCTTGGTGACAGGGGAGAAGTTTTTAATGAGCTTGGAGACAGCATCCACCTTGCAGAAAGCTTCCAGCCTTTCCTGGAGAAAATCAAACAGAAGCTGCCTGAAAAAGAGATTGTGATGAATGCCGTGAATCAGTATGGCCAGCCGGCCATCAGCAGAGCAGGTGCTGCGTTTCTGTATACCGAAGTATGGGATCCGTATAAGCATTATGGGGATCTCAAGAAGATACTGGATGAAAATAGGAACCTTACAAATAACGGACAGGCCTCTGTTCTGGCCGCTTATATGAATTACCGTCATTCTGATGAGCAGGGAATGTTTAATGAAGCCGGCGCCCTGCTTACAGATGCTGTTATCTTTTCCAATGGCGGAGCACATCTGGAATTGGGCGAGCATATGCTTTCCAAGGAATATTTCCCTCACAATCAACTTCAGGTGTCCGAAGGCCTTCAGCAAGAAATGGCCAGTTATTATGATTTTTTAACAGCTTATGAGAATATCCTGCGAGATCATACGCGGGACTCTGAGGCAGCGATCATATCCCATGAAGGGCTGCCATTAGCGATGGGAGATCCTGAACAGCAAAAGATCTGGGTGCTGCCGAAAGAATCCGGAAACAGGAAAATCCTCCATTTCATCAACTTCCTGGATGCGGTCCATATGGAATGGCGCGATACAAATGCCGATCAAGCTAAGCCAAAGGAACGGCGGGACCTTACATTTAGTTTAGAGGAAGATCGGAAGGTCAAAAACCTATGGTTTGCCTCCCCTGATATTAAAGGCAGCAGGCCTGAAGAGCTTCCGTTCAGGCAGGAAAACGGGAATGTTATATTCAGCATTCCGTCATTAACCTACTGGGATATGGTGGTTGCTGAATACTAG
- a CDS encoding Ger(x)C family spore germination protein, with product MKKIIAVMALCCLLTGCWDQKELAEVTVITGMAVDKGKDEKYYLSVEGINAAELNNRTAGGNAPSIVYGKEGNSLSELTNQMSEGISRNLVYSHMRTLIISEEVAEDGMLEFLDYLERNREMRDDFNIVISRGVRAEEVLKVTYQFQKSTSLKLHTQLDTMEETWGGDPGVRLNDVISAWTSPGRQPVMAAVAIKGDPEKGSSVENMKKVTPDALVVLDSLAIFEGGRLDGFLSLEDARNYLWTQDKIKSTSLTISCGENRYIDIRIYNTTTKTKARIEDGKAKVKIDIRGESYLEGTQCADSVDSVSTYEDYEEKTENHIEKIVADTIRRVQKEDKADIFGFGDVVRRKDYKHFHEIEADWDQYFSEADVEVTALIKMRRTGIRTKSFLSETN from the coding sequence ATGAAAAAAATCATAGCTGTTATGGCTTTGTGCTGCCTGCTGACTGGATGCTGGGACCAAAAGGAGCTGGCAGAGGTTACCGTAATTACCGGTATGGCTGTGGACAAGGGGAAAGATGAAAAATACTACCTGTCTGTAGAAGGCATTAATGCTGCGGAGCTGAATAACCGGACTGCCGGCGGTAATGCACCTTCGATTGTGTATGGGAAGGAAGGGAATTCCCTGTCCGAATTGACGAACCAAATGAGTGAGGGCATTTCGCGAAACCTGGTCTATTCGCATATGAGGACTTTGATCATCAGTGAAGAAGTGGCGGAGGACGGGATGCTGGAGTTTCTGGATTACCTGGAGCGCAATAGGGAGATGCGGGATGATTTTAATATCGTTATTTCAAGGGGAGTAAGGGCCGAAGAAGTGCTGAAGGTGACGTACCAGTTCCAAAAGTCCACTTCCCTTAAGCTCCATACACAGCTGGACACGATGGAAGAAACCTGGGGAGGCGACCCCGGCGTGAGGCTGAATGATGTGATCAGCGCCTGGACGTCCCCTGGCCGGCAGCCGGTCATGGCTGCTGTTGCCATTAAGGGGGATCCGGAAAAGGGATCGAGTGTAGAGAATATGAAGAAAGTAACACCGGATGCGCTGGTTGTGCTGGATTCGCTTGCAATTTTTGAAGGCGGCAGGCTGGATGGTTTTCTAAGTCTTGAGGATGCTCGGAATTACCTCTGGACACAGGACAAGATTAAGAGTACAAGCCTAACAATAAGCTGCGGGGAAAACCGCTACATCGACATCAGAATCTATAATACAACAACAAAGACAAAAGCAAGGATTGAGGACGGCAAGGCGAAAGTTAAGATCGACATAAGAGGGGAGAGTTATTTGGAGGGCACCCAATGCGCTGATTCAGTCGACTCTGTATCAACTTATGAAGATTATGAGGAGAAGACAGAGAACCACATTGAAAAAATCGTTGCAGATACTATCAGAAGAGTGCAAAAAGAAGACAAAGCAGATATCTTCGGATTCGGTGATGTGGTCAGAAGAAAAGATTATAAACACTTCCACGAGATAGAAGCCGATTGGGACCAATACTTTTCTGAGGCGGATGTCGAGGTGACCGCTCTCATTAAAATGAGAAGGACGGGGATCAGAACCAAATCATTCTTATCAGAGACCAACTAG
- a CDS encoding GerAB/ArcD/ProY family transporter: MLKESISLSQLMTLVINFLLGSAIIIGVGKGAEQDAWIAMVISTGFGMGIVYFYWFLISRLPGKNLYEIMEHCFKRYLVIPMALLYVIYFLYISSRVVRDFGELIASAILPNTPIEMISLTIALTMGYILYLGIEVLGRTSEIFSPYVVLFVLLLTIFLLASGNLEFSRIEPVLGEGIMPVAKAVFPSLFVFPFGELIAFTVILGKVTSFKYVKRVSLMGTAIAGLLLTHATILMVMTLGSDAMVRSNFPMLSAARQVSIGNFIERIDALVVFIMMLGILIKGSVFLFGALKGLEYVFRLPYRYFALPMSAVVSLFSVLISVNFADHLEEGLVVVPYFVHLPMQFGIPSVLLAVLLWKNRSRKRSGKNGVKC; the protein is encoded by the coding sequence ATGTTAAAAGAAAGTATATCGCTCAGCCAGCTGATGACGCTGGTCATCAATTTCCTGCTCGGCAGTGCGATTATCATTGGTGTCGGCAAAGGCGCAGAGCAGGATGCCTGGATAGCCATGGTCATTTCTACAGGATTTGGAATGGGAATTGTCTACTTTTACTGGTTCCTGATCAGCCGACTTCCCGGAAAAAACCTTTATGAAATTATGGAGCACTGCTTTAAGCGCTATCTTGTCATTCCAATGGCATTACTATATGTCATTTATTTTCTCTACATATCCAGCAGGGTGGTGAGGGATTTTGGCGAGCTGATCGCGTCTGCCATTCTTCCCAATACGCCAATTGAAATGATATCCCTTACCATCGCTTTGACGATGGGCTATATCCTTTACCTTGGCATTGAAGTGCTTGGGCGGACATCTGAAATTTTCTCTCCATATGTGGTGCTGTTTGTGCTATTGCTGACGATTTTCCTGCTGGCAAGCGGAAACCTGGAATTCAGCCGGATCGAGCCGGTCCTTGGCGAGGGCATCATGCCTGTGGCCAAAGCTGTTTTTCCTTCGCTGTTTGTATTTCCATTCGGCGAGCTTATCGCCTTTACGGTCATCCTCGGAAAAGTCACCAGCTTCAAATATGTCAAAAGAGTCTCATTAATGGGAACAGCGATTGCCGGGCTGTTGCTGACCCATGCGACCATCCTTATGGTCATGACTCTTGGATCTGATGCGATGGTACGATCCAATTTTCCGATGCTCAGTGCGGCAAGGCAGGTTTCCATCGGCAATTTCATTGAGCGGATCGATGCCCTCGTCGTTTTCATTATGATGCTTGGCATCCTGATAAAAGGCTCGGTCTTTCTTTTTGGCGCGCTGAAAGGGCTGGAATACGTTTTCCGGCTGCCCTATCGATACTTTGCCCTTCCTATGTCAGCGGTCGTGTCCCTGTTTTCTGTACTGATTTCAGTCAATTTTGCCGACCATCTGGAGGAAGGGCTTGTTGTAGTCCCTTATTTTGTTCATTTGCCGATGCAATTCGGCATTCCATCTGTCCTCCTGGCTGTCTTGCTATGGAAAAACCGAAGCCGGAAGCGTTCCGGGAAAAATGGGGTGAAATGTTGA
- a CDS encoding FAD-dependent oxidoreductase, whose translation MNHSQMPQFPEPYWRETPLSSYEALNENIETDVAIVGGGITGITAAYLLAKEGFKVAILEAGNVLNGTTGHTTAKLTAQHGVIYDELISHFGEDKTKLYYQANAEAITFVKNLVEEKKIDCDFSMEDAYIYAVSDQAAGKVQKEYEAYQKLGIDSSFADSIPFNIDIKGAAVMKGQAQFHPLKFLKVLLEEFTAAGGKVYENTTAVDIEEGQPASVKTKNGQTVTAKHVIVASHFPFYDGKGFYFARMEPERSYIVAVKTREEYPGGMYYSADQPTRSLRYTPVNGEKLVLISGDSHKTGHESDTLKHYEALEEFAEEVMGIEEYPYRWSAQDLITLDKIPYVGPITENASNIYVATGYRKWGMTNGIAAAHLLNDFIAKKESPYKEVFTPSRFKADPSIKEFIKFNTDVAGQLIKGKLEYIPAELDDIEPDHGAPVIVNGKRAGAYRDKEGALHIVDTTCTHMGCECEWNNGERTWDCPCHGSRFSYTGEVVEGPAETPLKKIQGE comes from the coding sequence ATGAATCATTCACAAATGCCGCAATTTCCGGAGCCGTACTGGAGGGAAACCCCGCTCTCATCCTATGAGGCGCTTAATGAAAATATCGAGACTGATGTCGCAATCGTCGGCGGAGGAATTACAGGAATCACCGCTGCCTACCTTCTCGCAAAAGAGGGATTTAAGGTAGCGATCCTTGAAGCAGGAAACGTCCTCAACGGAACAACGGGGCATACAACTGCCAAACTGACCGCCCAGCACGGAGTCATCTATGATGAGCTGATCAGCCACTTTGGTGAAGACAAAACGAAGCTTTATTATCAGGCGAATGCAGAAGCAATCACTTTTGTAAAAAACCTTGTCGAGGAAAAAAAGATCGACTGTGACTTCAGCATGGAGGACGCTTATATCTATGCGGTTTCCGACCAGGCTGCCGGCAAGGTGCAAAAGGAATATGAAGCCTACCAGAAGCTTGGAATCGACAGCAGCTTTGCTGATAGCATCCCATTTAACATAGACATCAAAGGGGCAGCAGTCATGAAGGGGCAGGCACAATTTCACCCTTTGAAATTCCTGAAGGTGCTTCTTGAGGAATTTACAGCAGCAGGCGGCAAAGTGTATGAAAATACAACAGCTGTCGATATTGAGGAAGGACAGCCTGCCTCAGTTAAAACAAAGAATGGCCAAACCGTTACAGCCAAGCATGTGATTGTCGCCTCACACTTCCCATTCTATGATGGCAAGGGCTTTTATTTTGCGAGAATGGAGCCGGAAAGATCCTATATTGTGGCTGTGAAGACCCGTGAGGAATATCCGGGCGGGATGTACTACAGTGCCGATCAGCCGACACGCTCACTGCGTTATACACCGGTAAATGGCGAGAAGCTGGTCCTTATCAGCGGTGACAGCCACAAAACCGGGCACGAATCGGATACTCTTAAGCATTACGAGGCTTTGGAGGAATTCGCAGAGGAGGTTATGGGCATAGAGGAGTATCCATACAGATGGTCTGCACAGGATTTAATCACATTGGATAAGATCCCGTATGTTGGCCCAATCACTGAAAATGCCTCGAACATTTATGTTGCCACCGGCTACCGTAAATGGGGGATGACGAACGGAATTGCGGCTGCCCATTTGCTGAATGATTTTATTGCCAAAAAGGAAAGTCCTTATAAGGAAGTATTCACCCCTTCCCGATTTAAAGCCGATCCAAGCATCAAGGAATTCATTAAATTCAATACCGATGTTGCAGGCCAGCTGATTAAAGGGAAGCTCGAATATATCCCTGCCGAGCTCGATGATATTGAACCGGACCACGGTGCACCTGTCATCGTAAATGGCAAAAGGGCCGGGGCCTACCGGGATAAAGAAGGAGCCCTTCATATCGTCGACACCACCTGTACACATATGGGCTGCGAATGTGAATGGAATAATGGCGAACGGACCTGGGACTGCCCGTGCCACGGCTCGCGCTTTTCTTACACAGGAGAAGTTGTCGAAGGCCCGGCAGAAACTCCGCTTAAAAAAATCCAGGGTGAATGA
- a CDS encoding glycoside hydrolase family 31 protein, which produces MAKSRKTLRMLAAAAIAAGVALSASIPGALAVTQPEADTPLKKENLQTLSAKSVKKLKNGVQFDLGDYEAFIRIYSEDLVKVSVLKDGQKEEETPAIAKKDWKTPLFSTEDGKKEYTIKTGELTIKVSKSPFGVKFLDKEGQVINEDYLQNGASSGYEDGKPYVFKKTEKGENFYGFGEQAGLNMNQRGESIGMWNTDAYAYTKDTKYVYTSIPFFMGLKDKKAYGILFDNSYRSYYEMASESDDYYYFYANGGPLTYYFMYGPEISDVLDRYTELTGKMDMPAEWTLGLHQSKWGYTADEITDVAQTYRDKNIPLDTMHFDIDYMQGYRVFTWDQKYKDALSKLKSMEGFHAIAINDPAVKQDENYKIYQEGTAKDFWGKNPDGTNFIGPVWPGDSAFPDFSKEEVRDWWAKNHNVLFDAGIDGIWNDMNEPAVFVDGGEYNHTMPLDTYFGYEDDKIMHTEYHNLYGHDEAEATYNAWAMHKPNERPFVLTRDMFAGSQRYAALWTGDNESNWEHLQMSLPMNMNLGLSGVSFVGNDIGGFASRPDKELYTRWIEVGAFLPFSRIHYDSDAKAEVKQGQEPWAFGPEVEGIAKKYIEMRYQLMPYLYNAFKDSSETGKPVQQPLVYHYQEDANTYDIADQFMFGDSMMLAPVVKEGQTRRDVYLPKGDTWVDFWTKKEYKGGQTINVSAPLEHLPIFVKKDSIIPTREVQQYTGEKELTNLVLDTYLDKEASYSFYEDDGKSLDHQDGEFDITNFTLNEKPNKIEFTQKKETDNYDSTLQQVTLKLNNEKAPKRIQAAGKKYRAVFSLEEMTQTKESYFYETNSKTLYVNVPAAEGKKVQIKF; this is translated from the coding sequence ATGGCAAAGTCCAGGAAAACCCTCCGGATGCTGGCTGCCGCGGCAATCGCTGCCGGTGTCGCACTATCTGCAAGCATACCAGGTGCGCTTGCAGTCACACAGCCTGAGGCTGACACTCCGCTCAAAAAGGAGAACCTTCAGACTCTTTCAGCCAAGAGTGTGAAAAAGCTTAAAAATGGGGTCCAATTCGACCTTGGCGATTATGAAGCATTTATACGTATTTATTCAGAAGACCTTGTCAAAGTTTCTGTCTTAAAGGACGGCCAGAAAGAAGAAGAAACTCCTGCCATTGCAAAGAAGGATTGGAAAACTCCTCTCTTCAGCACTGAAGACGGCAAAAAAGAATATACCATCAAAACCGGCGAGCTGACCATTAAAGTAAGCAAGTCGCCATTCGGGGTGAAATTCCTTGATAAAGAGGGCCAAGTAATCAATGAAGATTATCTTCAAAACGGTGCCTCATCCGGCTATGAAGATGGAAAGCCATATGTTTTCAAGAAAACCGAAAAGGGCGAGAACTTCTACGGCTTCGGCGAACAGGCCGGCCTGAATATGAACCAGCGCGGCGAAAGCATCGGGATGTGGAATACTGATGCTTATGCTTATACAAAGGATACAAAATATGTTTATACAAGCATTCCATTCTTTATGGGCCTGAAAGACAAAAAAGCCTACGGGATCCTTTTTGATAACTCCTACCGCTCTTACTATGAAATGGCAAGCGAGTCAGATGACTATTACTACTTCTATGCCAACGGCGGACCGCTTACCTATTACTTTATGTATGGACCGGAAATTTCGGATGTGCTTGACCGGTATACTGAACTGACAGGCAAAATGGACATGCCAGCCGAATGGACATTGGGACTGCACCAGAGCAAATGGGGCTATACCGCCGATGAAATTACCGATGTGGCCCAAACCTACCGAGATAAAAATATCCCGCTTGATACCATGCATTTTGATATCGATTATATGCAGGGCTACAGGGTCTTCACTTGGGATCAGAAATATAAAGATGCCCTTTCAAAGCTGAAATCAATGGAAGGCTTCCATGCTATTGCCATCAACGACCCTGCGGTCAAGCAGGATGAAAATTACAAAATCTATCAGGAAGGCACTGCCAAAGACTTCTGGGGCAAAAATCCGGATGGCACAAACTTCATTGGCCCAGTTTGGCCTGGCGACTCTGCTTTCCCTGATTTCTCCAAAGAGGAAGTGCGGGACTGGTGGGCCAAAAACCATAACGTCCTGTTCGATGCAGGAATCGACGGCATCTGGAATGATATGAATGAGCCTGCAGTCTTTGTGGATGGCGGAGAGTATAATCATACAATGCCGCTTGATACTTATTTCGGATATGAAGATGACAAAATCATGCACACGGAATACCATAATCTTTATGGCCATGACGAGGCAGAAGCAACATACAATGCCTGGGCCATGCATAAGCCTAATGAGCGTCCGTTTGTCCTGACGCGTGACATGTTTGCCGGCTCCCAGCGCTATGCAGCACTGTGGACAGGAGATAATGAAAGCAATTGGGAGCATCTTCAGATGAGCCTGCCGATGAATATGAACCTAGGCTTATCCGGTGTTTCCTTCGTCGGTAATGATATTGGCGGATTTGCTTCCCGCCCAGATAAAGAACTTTATACACGCTGGATCGAGGTTGGAGCCTTCCTTCCTTTCTCCCGTATCCATTATGATTCAGACGCCAAAGCAGAAGTAAAGCAGGGACAGGAGCCATGGGCATTCGGGCCTGAGGTTGAAGGAATCGCCAAGAAGTATATTGAAATGCGCTACCAGCTGATGCCTTATCTTTATAATGCCTTCAAGGATTCCTCCGAGACAGGCAAGCCGGTCCAGCAGCCGCTTGTTTATCACTACCAGGAAGATGCCAACACATATGACATTGCTGACCAGTTCATGTTCGGCGACTCTATGATGCTTGCCCCTGTCGTAAAAGAAGGACAGACACGCCGCGATGTATATCTGCCAAAAGGCGACACATGGGTGGACTTCTGGACCAAGAAGGAATATAAAGGCGGACAGACAATCAATGTCAGCGCCCCATTAGAGCATCTGCCGATTTTCGTGAAAAAAGACAGCATCATTCCAACACGTGAAGTCCAGCAGTATACAGGAGAAAAGGAACTGACAAACCTGGTGCTCGACACCTATTTGGACAAAGAAGCAAGCTACAGCTTCTATGAAGATGACGGCAAATCACTCGACCATCAGGACGGTGAATTTGATATCACAAACTTTACACTGAATGAAAAACCGAATAAGATCGAATTCACCCAAAAGAAAGAGACTGATAACTACGATTCAACTCTCCAGCAGGTGACATTGAAGCTTAATAATGAGAAAGCGCCTAAGCGCATCCAGGCAGCCGGCAAGAAATACCGCGCCGTCTTCTCACTGGAAGAAATGACACAAACAAAAGAATCTTATTTTTATGAAACAAACTCAAAAACATTGTATGTAAATGTGCCTGCAGCAGAAGGCAAAAAGGTTCAAATTAAATTCTAA
- a CDS encoding DUF4097 domain-containing protein, protein MKKMVAGLVVLFLIGVGGSAITLSASGGLNFNTVEINQSETIKADSIQHISVNSASTDVVIREAGSEKDIKVALTGKVSKKLKDDYKLKVSEDDGTLNVDLDVKNMFRMGVVIIRDVKIEMLLPKKEYEELAVQVLSGDIKAENIQSKDSIFETKSGDVALKRMEAGGQMEIQVASGDVRVEDSKAKELKFKAASGDMQIDGSAAESADLYTASGDIKISELSGDIAAKITSGDLNISNDQLAASITAETASGDVNISFKEEPSDMMVDFKATSGEGNVQLDRFLFEEKEEDRILGKIGSGEHVVKVHTASGDFNLN, encoded by the coding sequence ATGAAGAAAATGGTGGCGGGTTTGGTCGTTTTATTCCTGATCGGTGTCGGCGGTTCAGCCATTACACTCAGCGCTTCGGGAGGTCTGAATTTTAACACGGTTGAGATTAATCAAAGCGAGACGATAAAAGCAGATTCCATCCAGCATATCTCAGTAAATAGCGCTTCTACAGATGTGGTCATCAGGGAAGCTGGCAGCGAGAAAGATATAAAGGTGGCACTAACGGGGAAAGTCAGCAAAAAGCTCAAAGATGATTATAAACTGAAGGTCAGCGAAGATGACGGCACCCTGAATGTCGACCTTGATGTGAAGAATATGTTCCGCATGGGAGTGGTTATCATCCGTGATGTGAAAATCGAGATGCTTCTTCCGAAAAAGGAATATGAGGAACTGGCAGTACAGGTATTATCCGGCGATATCAAAGCGGAAAACATTCAAAGCAAGGACAGCATTTTTGAGACAAAGAGCGGTGATGTTGCGCTGAAGAGAATGGAAGCCGGAGGCCAAATGGAAATCCAGGTGGCGAGCGGCGATGTAAGGGTAGAAGATTCAAAGGCGAAGGAATTGAAGTTTAAGGCAGCAAGCGGGGACATGCAAATCGATGGGTCAGCCGCAGAGTCAGCAGATTTATATACAGCTTCAGGGGATATAAAAATCAGCGAACTTTCCGGGGATATCGCTGCAAAAATTACTTCGGGCGACCTGAACATCAGCAATGATCAGCTGGCAGCCAGCATTACTGCCGAAACGGCAAGCGGGGATGTCAATATTTCATTCAAAGAGGAGCCAAGCGATATGATGGTTGATTTTAAGGCAACCTCCGGGGAGGGCAATGTCCAGCTTGATAGATTTCTTTTTGAAGAAAAAGAAGAAGACAGGATTCTCGGCAAAATTGGTTCAGGCGAGCATGTGGTAAAGGTTCATACTGCGTCCGGGGATTTTAATCTAAACTAA
- a CDS encoding spore germination protein, giving the protein MLKRIKTLSRIKRVEIEREEKTEKETGDKSLDSYELEELKEELSCRFGASADLKIEELKAGAADALLFYLETMIDSNVLKEIIHSIAKEPGTDTKVKTIDDVKGYGKEHFGGSGYKLAETVSQMTDFMLSGSIILAFKGVPRAISIPVPTTESRSIAEPSTQTVVRGPKDGFVETLSVNVSLIRRRIKNPRLQFEEFTIGNDTRTTVFISYMKDIADSGIVEEVRKRLKKIDTGAIFETGNIEELIADKTATLFPLALNTERPDAVAANLLEGKVAILCDGTPFVLLVPAVLVDFFSVSEDYYQNFLMGTFIRFIRYISFMIALITPSLYVGILTFHHELLPTTLLLSVIAQREGVPFPAVIEVLLMEITFEILREAGVRMPRAVGQTVSIVGALVIGQAAAEAGIISNIMVIIVAITAIANFVSPTYSFANASRLLRFLLIITAAFLGLYGVLIVLVLMVAHLSALRSFGVPYLAPVAPFIIESQKDVFFRFPFWSMNKRPSYLKPQKEEKQPKTGSPSPPPMNGGHGK; this is encoded by the coding sequence ATGTTGAAACGCATTAAAACACTCAGCCGCATAAAAAGAGTCGAAATAGAGAGGGAGGAAAAGACTGAAAAGGAAACTGGCGATAAGAGCCTTGACAGCTATGAGCTAGAAGAACTTAAAGAGGAATTATCCTGCCGTTTCGGGGCTTCAGCCGATCTGAAAATTGAAGAACTCAAGGCCGGAGCGGCTGATGCCCTTCTTTTTTATTTGGAAACCATGATCGACAGCAATGTGCTTAAGGAAATCATTCATTCAATTGCCAAAGAGCCAGGAACTGATACAAAGGTAAAAACCATTGATGATGTCAAGGGCTACGGCAAAGAGCATTTCGGAGGATCAGGCTATAAGCTTGCAGAGACAGTCTCGCAAATGACTGACTTTATGCTTTCGGGAAGCATTATCCTTGCTTTTAAAGGTGTACCCCGGGCCATTTCCATTCCTGTTCCCACCACGGAAAGCCGGTCGATAGCTGAACCAAGCACTCAGACAGTCGTCAGGGGGCCTAAGGATGGATTTGTAGAAACTTTATCGGTAAACGTCAGTCTGATCCGCAGGAGGATCAAGAATCCCAGGCTTCAATTTGAGGAATTTACTATCGGAAATGACACGCGCACAACGGTCTTTATCAGTTATATGAAGGATATTGCCGACAGCGGGATTGTCGAGGAGGTCCGCAAACGGCTGAAAAAGATTGATACGGGCGCGATTTTTGAAACAGGGAATATTGAAGAACTGATTGCAGATAAAACGGCCACTCTATTTCCGTTGGCCCTCAACACCGAGAGGCCTGATGCAGTAGCGGCCAATCTGCTGGAGGGAAAAGTGGCCATCCTTTGTGACGGAACGCCATTTGTGCTGCTCGTGCCTGCGGTGCTGGTCGACTTTTTTTCCGTCTCAGAAGACTATTACCAAAACTTCCTGATGGGAACATTCATCCGTTTTATCCGCTATATTTCGTTTATGATTGCACTTATCACGCCTTCCCTGTATGTCGGCATTCTTACCTTTCACCATGAACTGCTTCCGACCACGCTGCTTTTGAGTGTAATCGCGCAGCGGGAAGGGGTGCCGTTCCCGGCTGTGATTGAAGTTCTGCTGATGGAAATCACCTTTGAAATCCTGCGTGAGGCAGGCGTCAGAATGCCGCGCGCTGTCGGGCAGACGGTATCGATCGTCGGAGCGCTCGTCATCGGGCAGGCTGCAGCCGAGGCGGGGATCATATCCAATATTATGGTCATTATCGTTGCCATCACAGCCATTGCCAATTTTGTTTCACCCACATACAGCTTCGCCAATGCCTCGAGGCTGCTGAGATTCCTGCTGATCATCACAGCTGCTTTCCTTGGCCTGTATGGAGTCCTGATTGTGCTTGTTCTGATGGTGGCTCACTTAAGCGCTCTCCGTTCCTTTGGAGTTCCTTATCTGGCCCCAGTAGCCCCGTTTATCATTGAAAGCCAGAAGGATGTGTTCTTCCGCTTTCCTTTCTGGAGCATGAATAAAAGGCCAAGCTATTTGAAGCCGCAAAAAGAAGAGAAGCAGCCTAAGACCGGCTCCCCTTCTCCGCCTCCGATGAATGGGGGTCATGGGAAATGA